AAAGCAGTGAAGGCAAGGTTGCTGAGCTGACAGCCGCTCAGAAGAAAGCCACGGAAGAACTCAGCTCCGCGAAGTTGAATCTGAAGCGTGCTTCTGAAGAGCGGGACGGGCTGAAGTCCGCCAATGCTGATCTGACAAAGCAGGTCAACGATTTGAAGGCTGCCGCGGACGCGGCCGATGCTTCTCTGAAGTCGGCTCAGGCAGAGATCGAGAAGGCGAAGCAGGAAGCCATTGAAGCAAAGAAGGCGAAGATCGAAGAAGAGTCCCAGCCAAAGGATGACGACGGCTCTGAAGCGAAGGCAGAACCCGCGGGCGAACAGCCTGTCGCGGAAACCTCAGCCGAAGAACCGAAAGCTGAGAACTAAGCCTTCGTTGCCCTGACGAAAGAATCTGAAACCCCGCGACTGCCACAAGCATCGCGGGGTTTTTCTTTTTGATCCTGGAATATGGTCAGGAAACTACAGGGCCGCCGCTTTGGTCACTTCGTCGATACACTCGATGGTGACATTGCAGAGTTGCCTGACGCGAGCAATCGGCATCGCCGGAGCGGGCATCAGTACAACGACATCGCCAAGGGGGCGAATGATGACGCCTTGCTTTCGCGCGGCCAGTGTCACTTGATGCCCGATCCGCAATGGACTTTCGAACGGCGTAAGAGACGATTTGTCACGCACCAGCTCGATCCCAATCATCAGACCTTTCTGCCTGATTTCTGCAACATGCGGATGTTCACACAATCCGCTCAGACATTCTTTCGCGACTTCCGCACAGGCGTTCACATTTTCCAGAACCCTGTTGACTTCAAACAACTCCAGAGATGCAAGGCCTGCCGCACAGCCCAGCGGGTTTCCTGTGTATGTGTGTCCGTGGAAGAAGGTTCTGCCTTCTGATGGATCGCCCAGGAAGGCCTCATAGATTCGATCGGTGGTGATGGTCGCGGCGAGCGGCAGATACCCTCCACTAATACCTTTGGCGACGCAGAGAAAGTCCGGCTGAACGTCTTCGTGTTCACATGCAAACAGCTTTCCGGTACGTCCGAATCCCACTGCGACTTCATCCGCGATGAGCGGCACGTCATTTTCTGTGCAGAGTTCCCGTATATGGCGCAGAAAACCATCTGGGTGGATCAGAATCCCCGCTGCTCCCTGAACCAGCGGCTCCATAACGACGCCCGCGAGGCGATGTTTGTTCTGTTGAATCAATCGAGCAGTCTCGTCGAAACAGAATTGCAGCCATGTCTCTTTTGTGTAACCAGTTGGGACACGCAGCGCGACGGGGGAAGGCAGTGTCAGTGTCTGAAACAGTAAATGCCTGTAACACCTGTGAAAGAGGTCAATGCCGCCGACACTGACGGTTCCCAGGGTATCTCCATGGTAAGCGTTACCAACGCACAGGAAGGTATCTCGATCTTCCGGCCCTTCCGGCTTCTGGCGATGAAACTGGTAAGCCATTTTGAGTGCCACTTCGACACTGGTGGCTCCACTGTCTGAGTAAAAGACGCGGTTGAGTCCTTTGGGGGCACGCTGAACCAATGCACGGGCCAGGCGAATGGAAGGCTCACTGGAAAGGCCCAACAGGGTTGTATGCGCCACCTGGCCGAGCTGTCGGCGCACAGCATCATCGATTTGAGGCACCGTATGGCCATGGACATTGCACCACAAAGACGAAATACCATCCAGATAACGGTTTCCATCCGTATCGATCAGATCGAATCCCTCCCCCCGCACGATAATGGGAGCGTTTTCCTGAGTGTAGGCGGACATCGGTGCGAAGGGATGCCAGACGTGTGCGTTGTCCCATTCGCGCAGCAACTCTGGTCCCGCGGATGTGAACTCCGACGGCTGATTTTCTGAAGGCGGATTTTCCGACGGTGGATTGATAGCGTTCTGGCTCATAAGTGTGTTGAAGGTTCCGTGTTTGAAAACTTTGTTCGCTGTGGGTGACACGGCGCGTCACAGCGATAGACTTCTTTCGGAATGTCCAATCGCAGAGCATAAAAACAAGTGGTCAAGTCCCGCGATGCGGTCGTTTACTTTCACAACGGAGTGAAGATTGCGGGATACACCAGACAGGAAGACCTGAGGTGCAGCCGACTTCAGGCATTCGCCTGCCCCTGGGTGCGGAAACGAACTGTGATCAGGGACCGATTCGATTGCCTGGCGTACAGCTAAGCAAATTCAGGGCTGCCATTCAAATTGAACCCAGTTATGCAAATAGAACTTAATGGCGATCCACGCTCGATTCCCGATGCATGGACGATTTCTGACCTGCTTCGCGATTTAAAGATCGAAAGCCGGTACTGCGCTGTGGAACGGAATCTGGAGCTTGTTCCGCGAGAACAGCATGCCCAGTGTCCGCTTCAGGATGGAGACCGTGTCGAGGTTGTAACGCTCGTGGGTGGCGGCTGAACCAGCGTGCGAACAGGGCACATCTTCAATACTGATCGACAGGTTTCGTGTTGGAATTGCACGGCGATCTGCTCGTTATCCGATCAACCTGAGAATCCAGCAACTTCATCAACCCGGGAATTCTACCATGACGAATGCATTTGTTCCTGACGACAAGCCACTTGTTCTGGGGTCACACACTCTGAAGTCGCGTCTTATCGTGGGGACCGGAAAGTACGCCACCTTCGAACTGATGCAGGAGTGTCTTGAAGTCAGTGGTTCAGAAGTGATCACTGTGGCCGTGCGTCGCGAGCGGCTGGTTGATCAGGCTGGTCGCAACATTCTGGATTTCATTGATCTCGGACGGTACACGATCCTGCCAAACACAGCCGGGTGCTTCAATGCGGACGATGCAATTCGCGTCGCTCGACTGGGGCGTGAAATCCTGCGGGGTCTTGAAAACCCGGGAGCCGACTGGATTAAACTGGAAGTACTTGCGGATACACGAACGCTGCTGCCGGATCCCGTTGCCACAATAGAAGCCTGCGAACGTCTCGTGGCTGATGGGTTTCAGGTCCTTTGTTATACGTCGGATGATCCCATAGCGGCTCGTCGTCTGAAAGAAGTCGGAGCGACATCTGTTATGCCTGCCGGCAGCCCGATTGGAAGCGGGCAGGGGATATTGAACCCGAACAATCTTCGCATTTGCCTTGAGTATCTCAAGGAGAACGATCCTGAGTACCCGGTTATCATCGACGCGGGTGTCGGGACTGCCAGTGATGTCTCTGCTGCGATGGAACTGGGGTGTGACGGAGTCCTGCTGAATACCGGCATTGCTGGTGCTCAGGATCCCCTGCGGATGGCCTATGCGATGAAGCAGGCATGTCGAGCTGGTCGGCATGC
This window of the Planctomycetaceae bacterium genome carries:
- a CDS encoding thiazole synthase — protein: MTNAFVPDDKPLVLGSHTLKSRLIVGTGKYATFELMQECLEVSGSEVITVAVRRERLVDQAGRNILDFIDLGRYTILPNTAGCFNADDAIRVARLGREILRGLENPGADWIKLEVLADTRTLLPDPVATIEACERLVADGFQVLCYTSDDPIAARRLKEVGATSVMPAGSPIGSGQGILNPNNLRICLEYLKENDPEYPVIIDAGVGTASDVSAAMELGCDGVLLNTGIAGAQDPLRMAYAMKQACRAGRHAWLSGRIPKKLYATASSPTEGVISRGPN
- the thiS gene encoding sulfur carrier protein ThiS, with protein sequence MQIELNGDPRSIPDAWTISDLLRDLKIESRYCAVERNLELVPREQHAQCPLQDGDRVEVVTLVGGG
- the bioA gene encoding adenosylmethionine--8-amino-7-oxononanoate transaminase, with product MSQNAINPPSENPPSENQPSEFTSAGPELLREWDNAHVWHPFAPMSAYTQENAPIIVRGEGFDLIDTDGNRYLDGISSLWCNVHGHTVPQIDDAVRRQLGQVAHTTLLGLSSEPSIRLARALVQRAPKGLNRVFYSDSGATSVEVALKMAYQFHRQKPEGPEDRDTFLCVGNAYHGDTLGTVSVGGIDLFHRCYRHLLFQTLTLPSPVALRVPTGYTKETWLQFCFDETARLIQQNKHRLAGVVMEPLVQGAAGILIHPDGFLRHIRELCTENDVPLIADEVAVGFGRTGKLFACEHEDVQPDFLCVAKGISGGYLPLAATITTDRIYEAFLGDPSEGRTFFHGHTYTGNPLGCAAGLASLELFEVNRVLENVNACAEVAKECLSGLCEHPHVAEIRQKGLMIGIELVRDKSSLTPFESPLRIGHQVTLAARKQGVIIRPLGDVVVLMPAPAMPIARVRQLCNVTIECIDEVTKAAAL